One genomic window of Leptotrichia shahii includes the following:
- the rlmB gene encoding 23S rRNA (guanosine(2251)-2'-O)-methyltransferase RlmB: MEKIIGINPVIEVLKSDKNIEKLEVYKKIKKETIREILNLASRRNIKIFYTDRRTENSQGVVALVSEFDYYVDFTAFLEKLLKKEKSIVVVLDQVQDPRNFGAIIRSAECFGVDGIIIQDRNSVKVTETVVKSSTGAIEHVDIVKVTNISDTIDKLKKYGYTVYGAEADGQNYYYEENYPEKTCLVLGSEGNGMRKKVKEHCDKIVKIHLKGEINSLNVSVAGGIILSEMSK; encoded by the coding sequence ATGGAAAAAATAATAGGAATAAATCCAGTAATAGAAGTATTGAAATCAGATAAGAATATTGAGAAACTGGAGGTTTATAAGAAGATAAAGAAAGAAACAATTAGGGAAATATTGAATTTGGCAAGTAGAAGGAATATAAAGATTTTTTATACAGATAGACGGACTGAAAATTCACAGGGAGTTGTGGCACTTGTTTCGGAATTTGATTATTATGTGGATTTTACTGCATTTCTAGAAAAACTTTTGAAAAAGGAAAAATCTATAGTTGTTGTGCTGGATCAGGTTCAGGATCCGAGAAACTTTGGAGCGATTATAAGAAGTGCGGAGTGCTTTGGAGTGGATGGGATTATTATTCAGGACAGAAACAGCGTGAAAGTTACGGAAACAGTTGTAAAATCATCGACAGGGGCGATTGAGCATGTGGATATTGTAAAAGTCACAAATATTTCTGATACGATTGATAAATTAAAAAAATATGGATATACAGTTTACGGTGCAGAAGCTGATGGACAGAATTATTATTATGAAGAAAATTATCCAGAAAAAACGTGTCTTGTACTTGGAAGTGAAGGAAACGGAATGCGAAAAAAAGTGAAGGAGCATTGCGACAAAATTGTAAAAATACACTTGAAAGGGGAAATAAACTCGCTGAATGTGTCTGTGGCTGGGGGAATAATACTATCAGAGATGTCAAAATAG
- a CDS encoding glycoside hydrolase family 57 protein, with the protein MNGYFSLVLHAHLPYVRHPEYKEFLEEDWLYEAITETYIPLLEMFENLTRDNIPWNITITMSGTLVNMLNDGLLRERYLRHMNKLVEFCENEVERLSPYPDMLNVAKHNLWFNTRARQVFEEKYNKDLVGAFRKFQDQGNLEIIPVTATHGFLPVMKDYPEAVNAQVLMAKKDYIKNFGRDPKGIWLAECAYYPGQDKFLEKHGIRYFLVDAHGIMHSDPRPVYGIYSPVYTKNYVAAFARDLESSEQVWSSESGYPGDGLYREFHKDAGYELDYELVKPYLHSDGVRRNIGIKYHAITDKKGTYKAVYNPQAAADRAKEHAYNFVFNRSKQIEYLASKMKYRKPIVVSPYDAELYGHWWYEGPIFLEWVFRAIAESNFSTITPYKYLQQYPTNQIVDVSMSSWGANGYYDVWIDGSNDYAYRHLHKAAQKMIELANGREPYNELEYRALNQAARELLMAQTSCWEFIMYTGTMVGYAHKKISDHIHRLFKIYEDFKNGNLDESWISEIESRDNIFPEIEYRMYRSDWL; encoded by the coding sequence ATGAATGGATATTTTAGTCTTGTTTTACATGCACACTTGCCGTATGTAAGACATCCAGAGTATAAAGAATTTTTAGAAGAAGATTGGTTATATGAAGCGATTACGGAAACGTATATCCCTTTACTTGAAATGTTTGAAAATTTAACAAGAGATAACATTCCTTGGAATATAACTATCACAATGTCTGGAACGCTTGTAAATATGCTAAATGATGGTTTATTGCGTGAAAGATATCTTCGTCATATGAATAAATTAGTTGAATTCTGTGAAAATGAAGTGGAAAGACTAAGTCCGTATCCTGACATGCTAAATGTTGCAAAACATAATTTATGGTTCAATACTAGAGCAAGACAAGTATTTGAAGAAAAGTACAACAAAGATTTAGTGGGGGCATTTAGAAAATTTCAAGATCAGGGTAACTTAGAAATCATTCCAGTTACAGCGACACATGGATTTTTGCCAGTTATGAAAGACTATCCTGAAGCAGTAAATGCTCAAGTGCTTATGGCAAAAAAAGATTATATTAAAAATTTTGGAAGAGATCCGAAGGGAATTTGGCTAGCTGAATGTGCCTATTATCCAGGACAAGATAAGTTCTTGGAAAAACACGGAATAAGATACTTCCTAGTTGATGCGCATGGAATTATGCATAGTGATCCACGTCCAGTTTATGGTATTTATTCACCAGTCTACACTAAGAATTATGTAGCTGCATTTGCCAGAGATTTGGAATCATCAGAACAAGTTTGGAGTTCTGAATCAGGATATCCAGGAGATGGACTTTACCGTGAATTCCATAAGGATGCAGGATATGAACTAGATTATGAACTTGTAAAACCTTACTTGCACAGTGATGGAGTAAGAAGAAACATAGGAATAAAATATCATGCAATAACAGATAAGAAAGGAACTTATAAAGCAGTTTATAATCCGCAGGCAGCAGCAGATAGAGCAAAAGAACATGCTTATAACTTTGTATTCAATCGTTCAAAACAGATTGAATATCTTGCTTCAAAAATGAAATATAGAAAACCTATCGTAGTGTCACCTTATGATGCTGAATTATATGGACACTGGTGGTATGAAGGACCAATATTTTTGGAATGGGTATTCAGGGCAATAGCTGAATCTAATTTTTCTACAATAACACCATACAAATATTTACAGCAATACCCTACAAATCAAATAGTCGATGTGAGTATGTCAAGCTGGGGAGCAAACGGTTATTATGACGTTTGGATAGACGGTTCAAATGATTATGCATACAGACATTTACATAAAGCTGCACAAAAAATGATAGAACTAGCAAACGGAAGAGAGCCATATAACGAATTAGAATACAGGGCATTAAATCAAGCCGCAAGAGAATTATTAATGGCACAAACTTCATGTTGGGAATTTATAATGTACACAGGAACAATGGTTGGTTATGCTCATAAAAAAATAAGCGATCATATCCACAGATTATTCAAAATTTACGAAGACTTCAAAAATGGCAATTTAGATGAAAGCTGGATAAGTGAAATTGAAAGCAGAGATAATATTTTCCCTGAAATCGAATATAGAATGTACAGAAGTGATTGGTTGTAA
- a CDS encoding diacylglycerol/lipid kinase family protein — MEKLKKAILVYNPKSGNANTILSNFDLITTKLLEKGITLTLYSISWDYDLLTEILKNEKYDILILSGGDGTLSRCLSELYSKNIEFPEVAIFPTGTSNDFAKALKIEENIENWIEKITDKTAKYVDFGLINGKTVFLSSYAGGLFTKISYNTDKTLKKTFGKVAYYINGLGELTNIKTFDLDIVLDGNETIKEKAILYAILNGKSVGGFENVIDEASMNDGFMDILIVKSIENPLDIPKIIIDLMNSNLTNNDYIRTLQAKKCEIKKVSEEIDVSIDGEEGENMDVTIEFISGKLKVFC, encoded by the coding sequence ATGGAAAAATTAAAAAAGGCTATTTTGGTTTACAATCCAAAATCTGGAAATGCCAATACGATTTTAAGCAATTTTGATTTAATAACGACAAAACTGCTGGAAAAAGGGATTACTTTGACACTTTACAGCATAAGTTGGGATTATGACTTGCTTACAGAAATTTTGAAAAATGAAAAATATGATATTTTAATTTTATCTGGCGGAGATGGAACTTTGAGCCGTTGCTTGAGCGAACTTTATTCTAAAAATATTGAATTTCCAGAAGTTGCAATATTTCCGACAGGAACATCAAACGACTTTGCAAAAGCATTGAAAATTGAAGAAAATATCGAAAACTGGATAGAGAAAATTACGGATAAAACTGCTAAATATGTTGACTTTGGGCTAATCAATGGTAAAACTGTATTTTTATCTTCGTATGCTGGCGGACTGTTTACTAAAATTTCCTATAATACGGATAAAACGTTGAAAAAAACCTTTGGAAAAGTTGCCTATTACATAAATGGACTTGGAGAACTTACAAATATAAAGACTTTTGACTTGGATATCGTGCTGGATGGGAATGAAACAATTAAGGAAAAGGCTATTTTATATGCAATTCTGAATGGAAAAAGTGTCGGTGGATTTGAAAATGTAATTGATGAAGCCAGTATGAATGACGGATTTATGGATATTCTAATTGTAAAAAGCATTGAAAACCCGCTAGATATTCCAAAAATTATAATCGATTTAATGAACAGCAATCTAACAAACAACGATTACATCCGAACTTTACAAGCCAAAAAATGCGAAATAAAAAAAGTTTCCGAAGAAATTGACGTAAGCATTGATGGAGAAGAAGGAGAAAATATGGATGTAACAATTGAGTTTATTAGTGGGAAATTAAAAGTTTTTTGCTAA
- the recJ gene encoding single-stranded-DNA-specific exonuclease RecJ encodes MRNTRWAAKIIPNPRQEREYIERDSKQKDDYKVKNLKKTKNKKKNFENINLNSLIDNDILKILYSRGITTEKEVREFLNPKLENIQNPYGLQDMEKTVLEIEKAIKEQKNIWIYGDYDVDGITSTSILYMALKELGAENVNYYIPIRDEGYGLNNEALKKIKESGADLVITVDCGITAFPEVEFANSINLPIIITDHHNLHGDKVPDAITVVNPKRPENEFSFEFLAGVGTIFMVILCLYERIGKKAKAYKYLDLVAIGTVADIVPLVEENRILTKFGLEQLSRSKNKGLRFLLYKLFSTQNSDFNEKTEYNSYDVGFIIAPVFNAAGRLKDAKMVVKLLISDNDREIEIIVKELINKNFERKELQNEIVEKVEKHIEESDLKEDYVIVDYSPEYHHGVIGIAASKIVDKYYKPAIIIEVKEDEGIAVGSCRSIGNFNILEALQSMPELFVKFGGHSGAAGFTIGIKNLELFRKKINKFAKTKLKEEDFVKIIEIDKQIPIQKVSYEFFQIIELLKPFGFGNPMPTFRTNNVLFENIKFIGENKNHIMFDIKQKGFFNRNAVWFNSGEYFKELNENLFYDIVYKLKTEMFQDRYYTKVYVEDVKVSQLKDDTLSYYHSLFNTSFPMKSVFYTNIELETEKKITMKMEFDQVSLFQGRKFIGRLDYSISNLLILLNQYYNWNFTVKIENVKQASNHNIVNILIKRDYNFKCYDYTQIGIFKKIKEFLIGKMEYNSQTKELLAQFFKQNKNLIIKNIFDENEKYKYKMSNFENFLLTVGIYYKKMTDKKSQIVVSSDKKPSFNNFIKSYFDINEEYSENGYPFTLFYNYKDTEKLEHIIKTDFSIQNEIFYEAEDKNAVESEINEDPKQLEYKKVEKIEFKNNENVENSKNIVEKQLENTEKLSEDRKQKVEKRFCIIINSEDFMVRTDDLDKNNIEEIDTKIEVPENIIFLENSTKKERKNAKNIFVEYLPIEEKIKLKKLLQDGEKIYSDYSVNEIL; translated from the coding sequence ATGAGAAATACTAGATGGGCTGCAAAAATTATTCCTAATCCACGACAAGAGCGTGAATACATCGAAAGGGACAGCAAACAGAAAGATGATTATAAAGTAAAAAATTTGAAAAAAACTAAAAATAAAAAAAAGAATTTTGAAAATATAAATTTGAATTCATTAATTGATAATGATATTTTGAAAATACTTTATTCACGTGGGATAACGACAGAGAAGGAAGTAAGGGAGTTTTTGAATCCAAAACTTGAAAATATCCAGAATCCTTATGGACTGCAGGATATGGAAAAGACAGTTTTGGAAATTGAAAAGGCGATAAAGGAACAGAAAAATATTTGGATATATGGAGATTATGATGTGGATGGGATTACTTCGACATCTATTTTGTATATGGCGTTAAAGGAGCTTGGGGCGGAAAATGTGAACTATTATATTCCAATTCGGGATGAAGGGTATGGATTGAATAATGAAGCATTGAAAAAAATAAAAGAATCTGGGGCAGATTTGGTAATTACTGTGGATTGTGGAATTACAGCATTTCCTGAAGTGGAGTTTGCAAATTCTATAAATTTGCCGATAATTATTACTGATCACCATAATTTACATGGGGATAAAGTTCCAGACGCTATCACCGTTGTGAATCCCAAACGTCCTGAAAATGAATTTTCCTTTGAGTTTCTAGCAGGAGTTGGAACTATTTTTATGGTAATTCTTTGTCTTTATGAAAGAATCGGGAAAAAGGCAAAAGCATATAAGTATCTCGATTTGGTGGCAATTGGTACGGTTGCCGATATTGTGCCGCTGGTGGAAGAAAACAGGATTTTGACTAAGTTTGGGCTGGAGCAGCTTAGCCGTTCTAAAAATAAGGGGCTTAGATTTTTGCTGTATAAATTATTTAGTACGCAAAATTCAGATTTTAATGAGAAAACTGAGTATAATTCGTATGACGTAGGCTTTATAATAGCACCTGTCTTTAATGCGGCTGGAAGGCTTAAAGATGCAAAAATGGTAGTAAAATTACTAATTTCGGATAATGATAGAGAAATTGAGATAATCGTAAAGGAATTGATTAATAAAAATTTTGAGCGAAAAGAATTACAGAATGAAATCGTGGAAAAAGTGGAAAAACACATTGAAGAAAGCGATTTGAAGGAAGATTATGTGATTGTAGACTATTCGCCTGAATATCATCACGGTGTAATTGGTATAGCGGCTTCCAAAATTGTGGATAAATATTATAAGCCTGCGATTATCATTGAAGTGAAGGAAGATGAAGGAATAGCGGTTGGATCGTGTCGAAGTATTGGGAACTTTAATATTTTGGAAGCGTTGCAGTCAATGCCTGAACTTTTTGTGAAGTTTGGAGGACATTCTGGAGCGGCTGGATTTACGATTGGAATAAAAAATTTGGAATTATTTAGGAAAAAAATAAATAAATTTGCAAAAACAAAATTAAAGGAAGAGGATTTTGTAAAAATAATAGAAATTGACAAGCAAATCCCAATTCAAAAGGTTTCCTACGAATTTTTCCAAATAATAGAACTTTTAAAGCCGTTTGGCTTTGGAAATCCAATGCCGACTTTTAGGACAAATAACGTACTTTTTGAAAATATAAAATTTATTGGAGAAAATAAAAATCATATAATGTTTGACATAAAGCAAAAGGGATTTTTTAATAGAAATGCTGTCTGGTTTAATTCTGGCGAGTATTTTAAGGAACTGAACGAGAATTTGTTTTACGATATTGTTTATAAATTAAAGACGGAAATGTTTCAAGATAGATATTATACGAAAGTGTATGTTGAAGATGTGAAGGTGTCGCAGTTGAAGGACGATACTTTATCTTATTATCATTCGCTTTTTAACACATCTTTCCCGATGAAGTCGGTATTTTATACAAATATTGAGCTGGAAACGGAAAAGAAAATTACAATGAAAATGGAATTTGACCAGGTTTCGCTTTTTCAAGGAAGAAAGTTCATTGGACGGCTTGATTATAGCATTTCCAACTTGTTAATACTTTTAAATCAGTATTATAACTGGAATTTTACCGTGAAAATTGAGAATGTAAAGCAGGCTTCAAATCATAATATTGTAAATATACTGATAAAAAGAGATTATAATTTTAAATGTTACGATTACACGCAAATTGGTATTTTTAAGAAAATAAAAGAATTTCTGATTGGGAAAATGGAGTATAATTCACAGACTAAAGAATTGCTGGCACAGTTTTTTAAGCAAAATAAAAACTTGATTATAAAAAATATTTTTGATGAAAATGAAAAATATAAGTACAAAATGTCAAATTTTGAAAACTTTTTACTGACAGTTGGAATTTATTATAAAAAAATGACTGATAAAAAAAGTCAAATTGTAGTAAGTTCAGATAAAAAGCCATCTTTTAACAATTTTATAAAATCATATTTTGATATAAATGAAGAATATTCGGAAAACGGCTATCCATTTACATTGTTTTATAACTATAAGGATACAGAAAAGCTGGAACATATTATAAAAACAGATTTTTCAATACAAAACGAAATTTTTTATGAGGCAGAAGATAAAAATGCTGTGGAGAGTGAAATTAACGAAGATCCAAAGCAACTGGAGTATAAAAAAGTTGAAAAAATAGAATTTAAAAATAATGAGAATGTGGAAAACTCTAAGAATATTGTGGAAAAACAGCTGGAAAATACTGAAAAGTTAAGTGAAGATAGAAAACAAAAAGTGGAGAAAAGATTTTGCATAATAATAAATTCTGAAGATTTCATGGTAAGAACAGATGATTTGGACAAAAATAATATTGAAGAGATAGATACGAAAATTGAAGTGCCAGAAAATATAATATTTTTAGAAAATTCAACAAAGAAGGAGAGAAAAAATGCAAAAAATATTTTTGTGGAATATTTACCGATTGAGGAAAAAATTAAATTGAAAAAATTACTGCAAGATGGAGAAAAGATTTATTCTGATTATTCAGTTAATGAGATTTTGTAA
- the nifJ gene encoding pyruvate:ferredoxin (flavodoxin) oxidoreductase, with translation MTKNMKTMDGNQAAAHIAYAFTEVAGIYPITPSSTMSELVDQWASYGKENLFGTQVKVVEMQSEAGAAGIVHGSLQTGALTTTFTASQGLLLKIPNMYKIAGELLPGVMHVAARAISAQALSIFGDHQDIYSARMTGWTMLATSSVQEVMDLAGIAHLAAIKSRVPVMHFFDGFRTSHEINKVEVMDYDFLESLLDKKAVREFRERALNPENPVTRGTAQNDDIYFQAREAQNKFYEAVPDIVNDYMKKISDKTGRHYAPFVYYGAENAERVIVAMGSVNETIKEVVDYLNKKGENVGVLNVHLYRPFSSKYFFDVMPKSVKKIAVLDRTKEPGALGEPLYMDIKALYYGRENAPEIVGGRYGLSSKDTTPEQIVAVFKNIAQKEPKNNFTIGIVDDVTFTSLALEEEVFTGNEDVKECLFYGLGSDGTVGANKNSIKIIGDKTDLYAQGYFAYDSKKAGGVTRSHLRFSKSPIHSTYLVTRPNFVACSAPAYLGKYDMISGLKEGGTFLLNTIWEKEKLIPSIPNEIKRELARKKIKFFIINATKLAKEIGLGNRTNTIMQSAFFYLSGVIPHEEAKEYMKEYAEKSYGRKGQDIVQKNWDAIDRGIDGLEEIEVLPEWANLEVNEQIIEAAKPEFIKKIVDPINLMKGNELPVSSIIENGMVDGSFQHGTAHYEKRGIADEVPEWQPDMCIQCNQCAYVCPHAVIRPFLLDKEEMEKAPEGMPTIKALGRGMNDLNYKIQVSPLDCTGCSACVDVCPAPRGKAIVMKSTQSQIEKNEVEYTDYLFNNVSYKDKILGKNTVKGSQFAKPLFEFSGACAGCGETPYIKLVTQLFGERMIVANATGCSSIYGASTPSSPYTTGESGCGPAWASSLFEDNAEYGYGMFQAVNTIRHRILKRMGEIKEDVSPKLGELFISFEENFDDGDKTTEIRDELVEALEKENAENVNEKVKNNISEILELKQYLIKKSIWMFGGDGWAYDIGFGGLDHVLASGDDVNILVLDTEVYSNTGGQSSKSSRTGAVAKFAASGKPAKKKDLAAILMTYGNIYVAKVSMGANQNQTLKAIREAEAYPGPSIVIAYSPCIEHGIKAGMGKFQTEEKLATEVGYWPIFRFDPRLAEKGKNPLQLDTRNPAWEKYEEFLLGERRYATLAAEFPEKAKELLEANLKNAKDNWNYYKRMAAMDYSTEE, from the coding sequence ATGACAAAAAATATGAAAACAATGGATGGTAACCAAGCTGCAGCTCACATAGCGTACGCATTCACGGAAGTTGCCGGAATTTATCCGATTACTCCGTCATCAACTATGTCAGAACTTGTAGATCAATGGGCATCATACGGAAAGGAAAATTTATTTGGAACACAAGTGAAAGTTGTAGAAATGCAGTCTGAAGCTGGAGCAGCAGGAATTGTACATGGATCATTGCAAACTGGAGCTTTGACTACAACATTTACTGCATCTCAGGGATTATTATTGAAAATACCTAATATGTACAAAATAGCAGGTGAATTGCTGCCAGGAGTAATGCATGTGGCTGCAAGAGCTATTTCAGCACAGGCATTGTCAATATTTGGAGATCACCAAGATATTTATTCAGCTAGAATGACAGGATGGACAATGCTTGCAACAAGCTCGGTTCAGGAAGTGATGGATTTAGCAGGAATTGCGCATTTGGCTGCAATTAAGTCGAGAGTGCCTGTTATGCACTTTTTTGATGGTTTCAGAACGTCACACGAAATAAATAAAGTGGAAGTGATGGATTACGATTTTCTTGAAAGTCTGCTTGATAAAAAAGCAGTTAGAGAATTTAGAGAAAGGGCTTTAAATCCAGAAAATCCAGTAACTAGAGGAACAGCACAAAATGATGATATTTATTTTCAGGCAAGAGAAGCTCAAAATAAATTTTACGAAGCTGTGCCTGATATTGTAAATGACTATATGAAAAAAATTAGTGATAAAACAGGAAGGCATTATGCTCCATTTGTTTATTATGGAGCTGAAAATGCTGAGAGAGTTATTGTTGCGATGGGTTCTGTAAACGAAACAATCAAAGAAGTTGTAGATTATTTAAATAAAAAAGGAGAAAATGTAGGAGTGCTAAACGTTCACTTGTACAGACCTTTCTCAAGTAAATACTTCTTTGATGTAATGCCAAAAAGCGTGAAAAAAATTGCCGTACTTGACAGAACAAAAGAACCGGGAGCATTAGGAGAGCCGCTATACATGGACATAAAAGCGCTTTACTACGGAAGAGAAAATGCGCCTGAAATAGTAGGTGGAAGATATGGGCTGTCATCAAAAGATACAACGCCTGAACAAATTGTAGCAGTGTTCAAGAATATTGCACAAAAAGAGCCAAAAAATAATTTCACAATTGGAATTGTTGATGATGTTACATTTACATCACTTGCACTGGAGGAAGAAGTTTTCACAGGAAATGAAGATGTAAAGGAGTGCCTATTTTACGGACTTGGTTCAGACGGAACAGTTGGAGCCAATAAAAATTCGATAAAAATCATCGGAGATAAAACAGACTTGTATGCACAAGGTTATTTTGCATACGATTCAAAAAAAGCTGGAGGAGTAACAAGATCACATTTAAGATTTAGCAAAAGTCCAATTCACTCAACTTACTTAGTTACAAGACCTAATTTTGTAGCCTGTTCGGCACCTGCATATCTTGGGAAATACGATATGATTTCTGGATTGAAAGAAGGTGGAACATTTCTGCTGAATACAATCTGGGAGAAGGAGAAATTGATTCCAAGTATTCCAAATGAGATAAAAAGAGAATTGGCTAGAAAAAAAATCAAATTTTTTATTATAAATGCTACAAAATTAGCTAAAGAAATTGGATTAGGAAACAGAACAAATACTATTATGCAATCAGCATTCTTTTACCTTTCGGGAGTAATTCCGCATGAGGAAGCAAAAGAATATATGAAAGAGTATGCAGAAAAAAGTTATGGAAGAAAAGGGCAAGATATTGTTCAAAAAAACTGGGATGCAATTGATAGGGGAATTGACGGCTTGGAAGAAATTGAAGTGTTGCCAGAATGGGCAAATCTTGAAGTCAACGAACAAATTATTGAAGCTGCAAAACCTGAATTTATCAAAAAAATTGTAGATCCAATTAACCTTATGAAAGGTAACGAATTGCCAGTTTCTTCAATTATAGAAAATGGAATGGTAGACGGAAGTTTTCAACATGGGACAGCACATTATGAAAAAAGAGGAATTGCTGATGAAGTGCCAGAATGGCAGCCCGATATGTGCATACAATGTAATCAATGTGCCTATGTCTGTCCACATGCTGTAATACGACCATTTTTATTAGATAAGGAAGAAATGGAAAAAGCACCTGAAGGAATGCCAACAATAAAGGCTTTGGGGCGTGGAATGAATGATTTGAATTATAAAATTCAAGTATCGCCTTTGGATTGTACAGGATGCAGTGCCTGTGTGGATGTGTGTCCTGCACCACGTGGAAAAGCGATTGTTATGAAATCTACTCAATCTCAAATTGAAAAAAACGAAGTTGAGTATACAGATTATTTGTTTAATAATGTTTCATATAAGGATAAAATTTTAGGAAAAAATACAGTAAAAGGTTCACAATTTGCAAAACCGTTATTTGAGTTTTCTGGAGCTTGTGCAGGCTGCGGAGAAACACCGTATATTAAGTTAGTAACACAATTATTTGGAGAGAGAATGATCGTAGCAAATGCGACTGGATGTTCTTCAATTTACGGAGCTTCAACACCATCATCACCGTATACAACTGGAGAAAGTGGTTGTGGACCTGCGTGGGCATCATCACTATTTGAAGACAATGCTGAGTACGGATATGGAATGTTTCAGGCTGTAAATACAATTCGGCACAGAATTTTGAAGAGAATGGGAGAAATAAAAGAAGATGTTTCACCTAAACTTGGAGAATTGTTTATTTCGTTTGAAGAAAACTTTGATGATGGAGATAAAACTACAGAAATACGTGATGAACTGGTAGAAGCGTTAGAAAAAGAAAATGCAGAAAACGTGAATGAAAAAGTTAAAAATAATATTTCTGAAATATTAGAATTAAAACAATACTTAATCAAAAAATCTATTTGGATGTTTGGTGGAGATGGATGGGCCTATGACATTGGATTTGGTGGACTTGACCATGTTTTAGCTTCTGGAGATGATGTAAATATTCTCGTGCTTGATACAGAAGTTTACTCAAACACAGGAGGACAATCATCAAAATCTTCAAGAACAGGAGCAGTCGCCAAATTTGCGGCTTCAGGAAAACCGGCGAAGAAAAAAGACTTAGCTGCAATATTAATGACTTATGGAAATATTTACGTTGCTAAGGTGTCAATGGGAGCAAATCAGAACCAAACATTAAAAGCGATAAGAGAAGCCGAAGCATATCCAGGACCATCAATAGTGATTGCCTATTCGCCTTGTATCGAACATGGAATAAAGGCGGGTATGGGTAAATTTCAGACAGAAGAAAAATTGGCGACAGAAGTAGGATATTGGCCAATTTTCAGATTTGACCCAAGATTAGCTGAAAAAGGCAAAAATCCATTACAATTGGATACAAGAAATCCAGCTTGGGAAAAGTATGAGGAATTTCTGTTAGGAGAACGAAGATATGCGACTTTAGCTGCAGAATTTCCTGAAAAGGCAAAAGAGCTGTTAGAAGCAAACTTGAAAAATGCCAAAGACAACTGGAATTATTATAAGAGAATGGCAGCAATGGATTATTCAACAGAAGAATAA
- a CDS encoding sulfate ABC transporter permease, whose protein sequence is MLVLPLIAIIVNSLQRGWEFYIKSLTSRYVLSALKVTAVATISALIINTFFGVTAAWLLTKFSFRGKHILATLIDIPFSISPVIAGLAFIMTFGRMGWAAPYITALNKFFVLDIKIVFAIPGVILATVFVTFPFISREIVPILNAQGKDEEEAAALMGADGFTIFRKITLPHIKWGLLYGIILCTARALGEFGAVNALSKARGGTFTLPLEIDALYLSGSSESITAAFAVSSLLVMISIFILIIKNIVEHKSTKKGI, encoded by the coding sequence ATGCTTGTACTTCCGTTAATTGCGATTATTGTAAATTCGCTTCAAAGGGGCTGGGAATTCTACATAAAAAGCCTGACAAGCAGATATGTCCTTTCAGCTCTGAAAGTTACAGCAGTTGCAACAATATCGGCGCTGATTATAAATACTTTTTTTGGTGTAACGGCAGCATGGCTTCTTACAAAATTTTCTTTTCGTGGAAAACATATTCTAGCCACGTTAATAGATATTCCTTTCTCAATTTCTCCAGTAATAGCAGGTCTTGCCTTTATTATGACCTTTGGAAGAATGGGTTGGGCAGCACCTTATATTACGGCATTGAATAAATTTTTTGTGCTTGATATAAAAATAGTTTTTGCAATTCCAGGAGTAATCTTAGCAACGGTGTTTGTAACATTTCCTTTTATATCAAGAGAAATTGTACCAATTTTGAATGCTCAAGGAAAAGATGAGGAGGAAGCAGCGGCACTGATGGGAGCAGATGGATTCACAATTTTTAGAAAAATAACGCTACCACATATAAAATGGGGATTGCTTTATGGAATAATCCTTTGTACAGCAAGAGCATTAGGAGAGTTTGGTGCAGTAAATGCACTTTCAAAAGCAAGAGGCGGAACTTTCACATTGCCGCTAGAAATTGATGCCCTTTATCTATCAGGGTCATCAGAGTCAATAACAGCCGCATTTGCAGTATCTTCACTTTTGGTAATGATTTCAATATTTATTTTAATTATAAAAAACATCGTTGAACATAAATCTACAAAAAAAGGAATTTAA